In the Chiloscyllium plagiosum isolate BGI_BamShark_2017 chromosome 15, ASM401019v2, whole genome shotgun sequence genome, one interval contains:
- the asb12a gene encoding ankyrin repeat and SOCS box protein 12a, which produces MELDIMWPIEMSLVDITKIFSMFQPTEEEGNGEISQLNQAISNDDDKLLAELLCQERYRRFINSRSGWGVPGTPLRLAASMGHLKCLEALLAHGAEVDSLDVKAQTPLFTAVSGKHLDCVQALLRAGANPNGSIYNNSSPLLIAAREGDVEILKELLDHGAEVNVRCKMPNWAYNPCACSGPLYLALVYGHFDCFRLLLLYGANPDFNSTEERLLSRIKSPKTALEMCFKYGCGTEYVQLLIDFGANLYLPDLSASKNIKQNEVLKLLDRARAQPRCLMSLSRITIRKYLKQASGLHSIDQLNIPPILKDYVKHHLS; this is translated from the exons ATGGAACTGGATATTATGTGGCCTATCGAAATGAGCCTTGTGGATATTACGAAGATATTTTCCATGTTTCAGCCAACCGAAGAAGAAGGCAATGGAGAAATAAGTCAGTTAAACCAAGCAATCTCTAACGATGATGACAAACTACTAGCTGAACTTTTATGTCAGGAAAGGTACAGGAGATTTATCAATAGTCGAAGTGGGTGGGGTGTTCCAGGCACCCCTCTACGTTTAGCGGCTAGTATGGGTCACCTAAAATGTCTGGAGGCCCTCCTAGCCCATGGTGCTGAGGTGGACAGTTTAGACGTGAAAGCTCAAACACCTTTGTTCACTGCTGTTAGTGGTAAGCATTTAGATTGTGTTCAAGCCTTGCTTAGGGCAGGAGCTAATCCTAATGGTAGTATTTATAACAACAGTTCACCTCTTTTGATTGCTGCAAGAGAAGGGGATGTGGAGATTTTAAAGGAACTGCTGGATCATGGAGCAGAAGTCAATGTTCGTTGCAAAATGCCAAATTGGGCCTACAACCCCTGTGCTTGCAGTGGTCCTCTCTACCTTGCTTTGGTTTATGGACACTTTGACTGCTTTCGTCTTCTTCTGTTATATGGAGCCAatccagactttaacagcacTGAGGAAAGACTACTGTCAAGAATTAAATCACCAAAGACAGCTCTGGAGATGTGTTTTAAATATGGCTGTGGAACTGAGTATGTCCAGTTGCTCATAGACTTTGGAGCAAATCTTTATTTACCAGATCTGTCGGCAAGTAAAAATATAAAGCAAAATGAAGTGCTTAAACTTCTAGACAGAGCCAGAG CTCAGCCAAGGTGCTTGATGTCACTTTCCAGGATAACCATCCGCAAATACCTCAAACAAGCAAGTGGACTGCATTCCATTGACCAGCTGAACATACCCCCAATTCTAAAAGACTATGTGAAACACCATCTGAGTTGA